A part of Gossypium hirsutum isolate 1008001.06 chromosome A07, Gossypium_hirsutum_v2.1, whole genome shotgun sequence genomic DNA contains:
- the LOC107953244 gene encoding dihydropyrimidinase isoform X2 — MPGGIDPHTHLAMEFMGTETIDDFFSGQAAALAGGTTMHIDFVIPVNGSLVAGFEAYKKKAMKSCMNYGFHMAITKWDESVSREMEIMVKEKGINSFKFFMAYKGSLMISDELLLQGLERCKSLGALAMVHAENGDAVFEGQKRMIDLGITGPEGHALSRPPVLEGEATARAIRLAKFVNTPLYVVHVMSIDAMEEIARARKSGQKVIGEPVVSGLVLNDSGLWDPDFVTAAKYVMSPPIRESGHDKALQAALSTGVLQLVGTDHCTFNSTQKAFGIDDFRKIPNGVNGIEERMHLVWDTMVESGQISVTDFVRITSTECARIFNIYPRKGAILVGSDADIIIFNPNSSFEISASMHHSRTDTNVYDGRKGKGKVEVTIVGGRVVWQDDELKVVPGSGKYIEMPPFSYLFNGIDKADAKYLSSLQAPVKRYFTAS; from the exons ATGCCAG GAGGAATTGATCCTCACACACACCTGGCTATGGAGTTCATGGGTACTGAGACTATTGATGACTTCTTTAGCGGTCAGGCAGCAGCATTAGCAGGTGGAACAACAATGCATATTGACTTTGTTATACCTGTTAATGGTAGCTTGGTAGCAGGATTTGAAGCCTATAAAAAGAAAGCAATGAAGTCTTGTATGAATTATGGTTTCCATATGGCAATCACAAAATGGGATGAATCAGTTTCAAGGGAAATGGAAATAATGGTTAAGGAGAAAG GTATTaactcttttaaatttttcatggCATACAAGGGGTCTCTTATGATCAGTGATGAGCTTCTACTGCAAGGATTAGAGAGATGTAAGTCTCTCGGTGCCCTGGCTATGGTCCATGCTGAAAATGGAGATGCTGTGTTTGAAGGACAGAAAAGAATGATTGATCTTGGTATTACTGGTCCAGAAGGGCATGCTCTTTCTAGGCCTCCTGtg CTAGAAGGTGAGGCAACTGCACGAGCAATTCGTTTGGCAAAGTTTGTGAATACGCCTCTATATGTTGTCCATGTGATGAGCATTGATGCCATGGAAGAAATAGCTAGAGCTAGGAAATCAG GGCAGAAGGTTATTGGAGAGCCTGTGGTTTCTGGATTGGTCCTCAATGATTCTGGGCTTTGGGATCCCGACTTCGTCACTGCAGCAAA GTATGTCATGAGTCCTCCTATAAGGGAATCAGGACATGACAAGGCTCTGCAAGCTGCCCTTTCAACTGGAGTTCTGCAG CTGGTAGGAACTGATCATTGTACTTTTAATTCTACTCAAAAAGCTTTTGGCATTGATGATTTCCGGAAAATTCCCAATGGTGTCAATG GGATTGAGGAGAGGATGCACCTAGTTTGGGATACAATGGTG GAATCTGGCCAAATTTCCGTCACTGATTTTGTCCGGATTACAAGCACTGAATG TGCCAGAATCTTCAATATTTATCCAAGAAAAGGAGCAATTCTTGTTGGATCAGATGcagatattattatatttaatcccAACTCTAGCTTTGAAATAAGTGCGAGCATGCACCACTCCAGAACTGACACAAATGTCTATGATGGTAGGAAAGGAAAG GGAAAGGTTGAAGTGACAATAGTTGGAGGAAGAGTTGTTTGGCAAGATGACGAGCTAAAAGTTGTCCCTGGTTCTGGAAAGTATATTGAAATGCCTCCCTTCAGCTATCTATTCAATGGAATTGACAAGGCTGACGCTAAGTACTTATCTTCTCTCCAAGCTCCAGTGAAGCGCTACTTTACGGCATCTTAA
- the LOC107953244 gene encoding dihydropyrimidinase isoform X1, translated as MAHFLTYLLLSFLIIYDSLGLSQSNQFCDAGVGYPESTCGFSSSSSSSSSSKLLIKGGTVLNAHQQEVADVYVEDGIIVAVKPNIKVDEDVTLLDATGKYVMPGGIDPHTHLAMEFMGTETIDDFFSGQAAALAGGTTMHIDFVIPVNGSLVAGFEAYKKKAMKSCMNYGFHMAITKWDESVSREMEIMVKEKGINSFKFFMAYKGSLMISDELLLQGLERCKSLGALAMVHAENGDAVFEGQKRMIDLGITGPEGHALSRPPVLEGEATARAIRLAKFVNTPLYVVHVMSIDAMEEIARARKSGQKVIGEPVVSGLVLNDSGLWDPDFVTAAKYVMSPPIRESGHDKALQAALSTGVLQLVGTDHCTFNSTQKAFGIDDFRKIPNGVNGIEERMHLVWDTMVESGQISVTDFVRITSTECARIFNIYPRKGAILVGSDADIIIFNPNSSFEISASMHHSRTDTNVYDGRKGKGKVEVTIVGGRVVWQDDELKVVPGSGKYIEMPPFSYLFNGIDKADAKYLSSLQAPVKRYFTAS; from the exons ATGGCTCATTTCTTAACTTATCTTTTACTCTCATTCCTTATAATCTACGACTCTCTTGGCCTCTCGCAATCCAACCAG TTTTGTGATGCTGGGGTTGGATATCCTGAGTCAACGTGTGGATTTTCGTCGTCATCATCGTCGTCATCGTCGTCAAAGCTGTTGATTAAGGGAGGAACTGTGTTGAATGCTCACCAGCAGGAGGTAGCTGATGTTTATGTTGAAGATGGCATTATTGTTGCTGTTAAGCCTAATATAAAG GTTGATGAGGATGTCACCTTGCTTGATGCCACTGGAAAATATGTCATGCCAG GAGGAATTGATCCTCACACACACCTGGCTATGGAGTTCATGGGTACTGAGACTATTGATGACTTCTTTAGCGGTCAGGCAGCAGCATTAGCAGGTGGAACAACAATGCATATTGACTTTGTTATACCTGTTAATGGTAGCTTGGTAGCAGGATTTGAAGCCTATAAAAAGAAAGCAATGAAGTCTTGTATGAATTATGGTTTCCATATGGCAATCACAAAATGGGATGAATCAGTTTCAAGGGAAATGGAAATAATGGTTAAGGAGAAAG GTATTaactcttttaaatttttcatggCATACAAGGGGTCTCTTATGATCAGTGATGAGCTTCTACTGCAAGGATTAGAGAGATGTAAGTCTCTCGGTGCCCTGGCTATGGTCCATGCTGAAAATGGAGATGCTGTGTTTGAAGGACAGAAAAGAATGATTGATCTTGGTATTACTGGTCCAGAAGGGCATGCTCTTTCTAGGCCTCCTGtg CTAGAAGGTGAGGCAACTGCACGAGCAATTCGTTTGGCAAAGTTTGTGAATACGCCTCTATATGTTGTCCATGTGATGAGCATTGATGCCATGGAAGAAATAGCTAGAGCTAGGAAATCAG GGCAGAAGGTTATTGGAGAGCCTGTGGTTTCTGGATTGGTCCTCAATGATTCTGGGCTTTGGGATCCCGACTTCGTCACTGCAGCAAA GTATGTCATGAGTCCTCCTATAAGGGAATCAGGACATGACAAGGCTCTGCAAGCTGCCCTTTCAACTGGAGTTCTGCAG CTGGTAGGAACTGATCATTGTACTTTTAATTCTACTCAAAAAGCTTTTGGCATTGATGATTTCCGGAAAATTCCCAATGGTGTCAATG GGATTGAGGAGAGGATGCACCTAGTTTGGGATACAATGGTG GAATCTGGCCAAATTTCCGTCACTGATTTTGTCCGGATTACAAGCACTGAATG TGCCAGAATCTTCAATATTTATCCAAGAAAAGGAGCAATTCTTGTTGGATCAGATGcagatattattatatttaatcccAACTCTAGCTTTGAAATAAGTGCGAGCATGCACCACTCCAGAACTGACACAAATGTCTATGATGGTAGGAAAGGAAAG GGAAAGGTTGAAGTGACAATAGTTGGAGGAAGAGTTGTTTGGCAAGATGACGAGCTAAAAGTTGTCCCTGGTTCTGGAAAGTATATTGAAATGCCTCCCTTCAGCTATCTATTCAATGGAATTGACAAGGCTGACGCTAAGTACTTATCTTCTCTCCAAGCTCCAGTGAAGCGCTACTTTACGGCATCTTAA